A window from Zingiber officinale cultivar Zhangliang chromosome 7A, Zo_v1.1, whole genome shotgun sequence encodes these proteins:
- the LOC122001785 gene encoding transcriptional corepressor LEUNIG-like isoform X6 translates to MSQTNWEADKMLDVYIYDYLVKRNLQATAKAFQAEAKVSSDPVAIDAPGGFLFEWWSVFWDIFIARTNEKHSDAAASYIETQLLKAREQQQQQQQQPSQQQQQQQQQQQQHLQIQQLLLQRQAQQQQQQQQPQRREGAQLLNGNAGGLVTQDSLMRQNPGTANALATKMYEERLKLPLQRDSLDEASVKRFGDNVSQVMDPNHASMLKSAAAPAQPSGHVLHGSAGGLSGPLQQVQTRNQQVPGSSQEIKSEINPILNPRAAGPDASLIGVPGPNQGLDQLRSGLLQQQKSFVQSPQSLQQLQFLSPHQHQLLLQAQQNLNSSAAADIDNRRLRMLLNNRNIVLGKDGQSNVLNDVIPNVGSPMQSPSPLMPRTDSDLLMKKIAQLQPQQQQSSSQQQQLQQHVLSSQQSQNSNHLLQEKLAAVSMTVDGSMSNSFRGADQTSNNQSGRKRKQAVSSSGPANSSGTANTAGPSPSSAPSTPSTHTPGDVMSMAQLQHNGGSSKPLMMFGDGTGPLTSPTNQLADMDRFVEDASLDDNVESFLSHDDTDPRDVGRSMDSAKGFSFTEIVAARASTNKVVCCHFSSDGKLLATGGHDKKAVLWHADSLKLKSTLEEHSLLITDVRFSSSLPRLATSSFDKTVRVWDADNPGYSLRTFTGHSTSVMSLDFHPSKEDLICSCDGDGEMRFWSINNGNCARVFKGGTTQMRFQPRQGRYLAVAAESTICVLDVETQCRRHTLQGHTKHVDSICWNSSGDRLASVSEDSVRVWSLGLGSEGECVHELSCNGSKFHSCVFHPTYQSLLIIGCYQSLEVWDMNENKTMTLPAHEGLIAALAASNATGVIASASHDKFVKLWK, encoded by the exons ACTCAACTtttaaaagcaagagagcagcaacagcagcaacaacagcaaccatctcaacagcagcagcagcagcagcaacaacaacaacaacatctgCAAATTCAGCAACTGTTGTTACAGAGGCAGGCAcagcagcaacaacagcaacaacaaccacAGCGCAGAGAGGGAGCTCAGCTTTTAAATGGCAATGCTGGTGGACTTGTTACTCAAGATTCTTTGATGCGCCAGAATCCTGGAACTGCTAATGCATTGGCCACAAAAATGTATGAGGAACGGCTAAAGTTGCCCCTGCAACGAGATTCCTTAGACGAAGCTTCAGTTAAA AGGTTTGGTGATAATGTGAGCCAGGTCATGGATCCAAACCATGCATCCATGCTAAAGTCAGCTGCAGCTCCAGCACAACCTTCAGG GCATGTTTTGCATGGGTCAGCAGGTGGTCTATCAGGGCCTCTTCAGCAGGTTCAGACCCGGAATCAGCAAGTTCCTGGGTCATCGCAG GAAATAAAGAGTGAGATTAATCCAATTTTGAATCCGAGAGCTGCTGGTCCTGATGCTTCATTGATTGGAGTTCCAG GACCCAATCAG GGTCTTGATCAACTCCGTTCAGGACTTCTACAACAGCAAAAGTCATTTGTGCAGTCACCTCAATCACTTCAGCAACTGCAATTTCTAAGTCCACATCAACATCAGCTACTTCTCCAGGCACAGCAAAATCTGAACTCATCAGCTGCAGCAGATATTGATAATAGAAGACTAAGAATGCTTCTGAACAACAGGAACATAGTTCTAGGAAAGGATGGCCAGTCAAATGTTCTTAATGATGTCATACCCAATGTGGGTTCGCCCATGCAATCTCCAAGTCCTCTAATGCCTCGCACCGATTCGGATTTATTAATGAAG AAAATAGCTCAGTTGCAACCCCAACAACAACAAAGCAGCAGTCAGCAACAGCAGCTTCAACAACATGTCCTTTCAAGCCAACAGTCTCAAAATTCTAACCATCTGCTTCAAGAGAAACTTGCAGCAGTTAGTATGACTGTTGATGGAAGCATGTCAAATTCCTTTAGAGGGGCTGATCAG ACTTCAAACAATCAAAGTGGCCGTAAACGGAAGCAGGCTGTTTCATCCTCTGGTCCTGCAAATAGCTCTGGAACTGCAAATACTGCTGGGCCTTCCCCAAGCTCAGCACCCTCGACACCATCAACTCATACACCAGGAGATGTGATGTCAATGGCACAATTGCAACACAATGGTGGTTCATCTAAGCCTCTGATGATGTTTGGTGATGGGACTGGTCCTTTGACATCTCCCACTAACCAATTG GCTGACATGGATCGCTTTGTGGAAGATGCATCTTTGGATGATAATGTAGAATCCTTTCTGTCCCATGATGATACTGACCCAAGAGATGTTGGTCGCTCTATGGATTCTGCAAAAG GTTTCTCCTTTACTGAGATTGTAGCAGCTAGAGCAAGTACAAATAAAGTTGTTTGTTGCCACTTTTCATCAGATGGAAAACTCCTTGCAACTGGAGGACATGATAAAAAG GCAGTTCTATGGCATGCTGATAGTTTGAAGCTCAAATCTACACTGGAGGAACACTCCCTGCTGATTACTGATGTTCGGTTTAGTTCAAGCTTGCCTCGTCTAGCTACATCGTCATTTGACAAGACTGTGAGAGTGTGGGATGCTGATAAT CCAGGCTATTCACTTCGAACTTTTACTGGCCATTCCACATCTGTCATGTCTCTGGACTTTCACCCAAGTAAAGAGGATCTTATCTGTTCTTGTGATGGTGATGGCGAAATGCGTTTCTGGAGTATAAACAACGGTAACTGTGCCAGAGTTTTTAAG GGTGGAACTACTCAAATGAGGTTTCAGCCCCGTCAGGGTAGGTACTTGGCTGTTGCGGCAGAAAGCACCATATGCGTTCTAGATGTTGAAACACAATGTCGTAGGCATACGCTGCAG GGGCATACAAAGCATGTCGATTCCATCTGCTGGAACTCTTCTGGTGATCGTCTGGCTTCTGTCAGCGAGGACTCTGTCAGAGTTTGGTCTCTTGGTTTGGGAAGCGAAGGGGAATGTGTGCACGAGTTGAGTTGCAATGGAAGCAAGTTTCATTCATGTGTTTTTCACCCTACCTATCAATCGCTGCTCATAATTGGTTGTTACCAG TCGCTAGAAGTTTGGGACATGAATGAGAACAAGACCATGACTCTTCCTGCTCATGAAGGTTTGATCGCAGCTTTGGCGGCTTCAAATGCGACTGGAGTGATTGCGTCTGCCAGCCATGATAAGTTTGTTAAGCTCTGGAAATAG
- the LOC122001785 gene encoding transcriptional corepressor LEUNIG-like isoform X2, whose product MSQTNWEADKMLDVYIYDYLVKRNLQATAKAFQAEAKVSSDPVAIDAPGGFLFEWWSVFWDIFIARTNEKHSDAAASYIETQLLKAREQQQQQQQQPSQQQQQQQQQQQQHLQIQQLLLQRQAQQQQQQQQPQRREGAQLLNGNAGGLVTQDSLMRQNPGTANALATKMYEERLKLPLQRDSLDEASVKRFGDNVSQVMDPNHASMLKSAAAPAQPSGHVLHGSAGGLSGPLQQVQTRNQQVPGSSQEIKSEINPILNPRAAGPDASLIGVPGPNQVGNNLTLKGWPLTGLDQLRSGLLQQQKSFVQSPQSLQQLQFLSPHQHQLLLQAQQNLNSSAAADIDNRRLRMLLNNRNIVLGKDGQSNVLNDVIPNVGSPMQSPSPLMPRTDSDLLMKKIAQLQPQQQQSSSQQQQLQQHVLSSQQSQNSNHLLQEKLAAVSMTVDGSMSNSFRGADQTSNNQSGRKRKQAVSSSGPANSSGTANTAGPSPSSAPSTPSTHTPGDVMSMAQLQHNGGSSKPLMMFGDGTGPLTSPTNQLADMDRFVEDASLDDNVESFLSHDDTDPRDVGRSMDSAKGFSFTEIVAARASTNKVVCCHFSSDGKLLATGGHDKKAVLWHADSLKLKSTLEEHSLLITDVRFSSSLPRLATSSFDKTVRVWDADNPGYSLRTFTGHSTSVMSLDFHPSKEDLICSCDGDGEMRFWSINNGNCARVFKGGTTQMRFQPRQGRYLAVAAESTICVLDVETQCRRHTLQGHTKHVDSICWNSSGDRLASVSEDSVRVWSLGLGSEGECVHELSCNGSKFHSCVFHPTYQSLLIIGCYQSLEVWDMNENKTMTLPAHEGLIAALAASNATGVIASASHDKFVKLWK is encoded by the exons ACTCAACTtttaaaagcaagagagcagcaacagcagcaacaacagcaaccatctcaacagcagcagcagcagcagcaacaacaacaacaacatctgCAAATTCAGCAACTGTTGTTACAGAGGCAGGCAcagcagcaacaacagcaacaacaaccacAGCGCAGAGAGGGAGCTCAGCTTTTAAATGGCAATGCTGGTGGACTTGTTACTCAAGATTCTTTGATGCGCCAGAATCCTGGAACTGCTAATGCATTGGCCACAAAAATGTATGAGGAACGGCTAAAGTTGCCCCTGCAACGAGATTCCTTAGACGAAGCTTCAGTTAAA AGGTTTGGTGATAATGTGAGCCAGGTCATGGATCCAAACCATGCATCCATGCTAAAGTCAGCTGCAGCTCCAGCACAACCTTCAGG GCATGTTTTGCATGGGTCAGCAGGTGGTCTATCAGGGCCTCTTCAGCAGGTTCAGACCCGGAATCAGCAAGTTCCTGGGTCATCGCAG GAAATAAAGAGTGAGATTAATCCAATTTTGAATCCGAGAGCTGCTGGTCCTGATGCTTCATTGATTGGAGTTCCAG GACCCAATCAGGTTGGTAACAATCTGACTCTTAAAGGCTGGCCACTGACA GGTCTTGATCAACTCCGTTCAGGACTTCTACAACAGCAAAAGTCATTTGTGCAGTCACCTCAATCACTTCAGCAACTGCAATTTCTAAGTCCACATCAACATCAGCTACTTCTCCAGGCACAGCAAAATCTGAACTCATCAGCTGCAGCAGATATTGATAATAGAAGACTAAGAATGCTTCTGAACAACAGGAACATAGTTCTAGGAAAGGATGGCCAGTCAAATGTTCTTAATGATGTCATACCCAATGTGGGTTCGCCCATGCAATCTCCAAGTCCTCTAATGCCTCGCACCGATTCGGATTTATTAATGAAG AAAATAGCTCAGTTGCAACCCCAACAACAACAAAGCAGCAGTCAGCAACAGCAGCTTCAACAACATGTCCTTTCAAGCCAACAGTCTCAAAATTCTAACCATCTGCTTCAAGAGAAACTTGCAGCAGTTAGTATGACTGTTGATGGAAGCATGTCAAATTCCTTTAGAGGGGCTGATCAG ACTTCAAACAATCAAAGTGGCCGTAAACGGAAGCAGGCTGTTTCATCCTCTGGTCCTGCAAATAGCTCTGGAACTGCAAATACTGCTGGGCCTTCCCCAAGCTCAGCACCCTCGACACCATCAACTCATACACCAGGAGATGTGATGTCAATGGCACAATTGCAACACAATGGTGGTTCATCTAAGCCTCTGATGATGTTTGGTGATGGGACTGGTCCTTTGACATCTCCCACTAACCAATTG GCTGACATGGATCGCTTTGTGGAAGATGCATCTTTGGATGATAATGTAGAATCCTTTCTGTCCCATGATGATACTGACCCAAGAGATGTTGGTCGCTCTATGGATTCTGCAAAAG GTTTCTCCTTTACTGAGATTGTAGCAGCTAGAGCAAGTACAAATAAAGTTGTTTGTTGCCACTTTTCATCAGATGGAAAACTCCTTGCAACTGGAGGACATGATAAAAAG GCAGTTCTATGGCATGCTGATAGTTTGAAGCTCAAATCTACACTGGAGGAACACTCCCTGCTGATTACTGATGTTCGGTTTAGTTCAAGCTTGCCTCGTCTAGCTACATCGTCATTTGACAAGACTGTGAGAGTGTGGGATGCTGATAAT CCAGGCTATTCACTTCGAACTTTTACTGGCCATTCCACATCTGTCATGTCTCTGGACTTTCACCCAAGTAAAGAGGATCTTATCTGTTCTTGTGATGGTGATGGCGAAATGCGTTTCTGGAGTATAAACAACGGTAACTGTGCCAGAGTTTTTAAG GGTGGAACTACTCAAATGAGGTTTCAGCCCCGTCAGGGTAGGTACTTGGCTGTTGCGGCAGAAAGCACCATATGCGTTCTAGATGTTGAAACACAATGTCGTAGGCATACGCTGCAG GGGCATACAAAGCATGTCGATTCCATCTGCTGGAACTCTTCTGGTGATCGTCTGGCTTCTGTCAGCGAGGACTCTGTCAGAGTTTGGTCTCTTGGTTTGGGAAGCGAAGGGGAATGTGTGCACGAGTTGAGTTGCAATGGAAGCAAGTTTCATTCATGTGTTTTTCACCCTACCTATCAATCGCTGCTCATAATTGGTTGTTACCAG TCGCTAGAAGTTTGGGACATGAATGAGAACAAGACCATGACTCTTCCTGCTCATGAAGGTTTGATCGCAGCTTTGGCGGCTTCAAATGCGACTGGAGTGATTGCGTCTGCCAGCCATGATAAGTTTGTTAAGCTCTGGAAATAG
- the LOC122001785 gene encoding transcriptional corepressor LEUNIG-like isoform X5 has protein sequence MSQTNWEADKMLDVYIYDYLVKRNLQATAKAFQAEAKVSSDPVAIDAPGGFLFEWWSVFWDIFIARTNEKHSDAAASYIETQLLKAREQQQQQQQQPSQQQQQQQQQQQQHLQIQQLLLQRQAQQQQQQQQPQRREGAQLLNGNAGGLVTQDSLMRQNPGTANALATKMYEERLKLPLQRDSLDEASVKRFGDNVSQVMDPNHASMLKSAAAPAQPSGHVLHGSAGGLSGPLQQVQTRNQQVPGSSQEIKSEINPILNPRAAGPDASLIGVPAGPNQGLDQLRSGLLQQQKSFVQSPQSLQQLQFLSPHQHQLLLQAQQNLNSSAAADIDNRRLRMLLNNRNIVLGKDGQSNVLNDVIPNVGSPMQSPSPLMPRTDSDLLMKKIAQLQPQQQQSSSQQQQLQQHVLSSQQSQNSNHLLQEKLAAVSMTVDGSMSNSFRGADQTSNNQSGRKRKQAVSSSGPANSSGTANTAGPSPSSAPSTPSTHTPGDVMSMAQLQHNGGSSKPLMMFGDGTGPLTSPTNQLADMDRFVEDASLDDNVESFLSHDDTDPRDVGRSMDSAKGFSFTEIVAARASTNKVVCCHFSSDGKLLATGGHDKKAVLWHADSLKLKSTLEEHSLLITDVRFSSSLPRLATSSFDKTVRVWDADNPGYSLRTFTGHSTSVMSLDFHPSKEDLICSCDGDGEMRFWSINNGNCARVFKGGTTQMRFQPRQGRYLAVAAESTICVLDVETQCRRHTLQGHTKHVDSICWNSSGDRLASVSEDSVRVWSLGLGSEGECVHELSCNGSKFHSCVFHPTYQSLLIIGCYQSLEVWDMNENKTMTLPAHEGLIAALAASNATGVIASASHDKFVKLWK, from the exons ACTCAACTtttaaaagcaagagagcagcaacagcagcaacaacagcaaccatctcaacagcagcagcagcagcagcaacaacaacaacaacatctgCAAATTCAGCAACTGTTGTTACAGAGGCAGGCAcagcagcaacaacagcaacaacaaccacAGCGCAGAGAGGGAGCTCAGCTTTTAAATGGCAATGCTGGTGGACTTGTTACTCAAGATTCTTTGATGCGCCAGAATCCTGGAACTGCTAATGCATTGGCCACAAAAATGTATGAGGAACGGCTAAAGTTGCCCCTGCAACGAGATTCCTTAGACGAAGCTTCAGTTAAA AGGTTTGGTGATAATGTGAGCCAGGTCATGGATCCAAACCATGCATCCATGCTAAAGTCAGCTGCAGCTCCAGCACAACCTTCAGG GCATGTTTTGCATGGGTCAGCAGGTGGTCTATCAGGGCCTCTTCAGCAGGTTCAGACCCGGAATCAGCAAGTTCCTGGGTCATCGCAG GAAATAAAGAGTGAGATTAATCCAATTTTGAATCCGAGAGCTGCTGGTCCTGATGCTTCATTGATTGGAGTTCCAG CAGGACCCAATCAG GGTCTTGATCAACTCCGTTCAGGACTTCTACAACAGCAAAAGTCATTTGTGCAGTCACCTCAATCACTTCAGCAACTGCAATTTCTAAGTCCACATCAACATCAGCTACTTCTCCAGGCACAGCAAAATCTGAACTCATCAGCTGCAGCAGATATTGATAATAGAAGACTAAGAATGCTTCTGAACAACAGGAACATAGTTCTAGGAAAGGATGGCCAGTCAAATGTTCTTAATGATGTCATACCCAATGTGGGTTCGCCCATGCAATCTCCAAGTCCTCTAATGCCTCGCACCGATTCGGATTTATTAATGAAG AAAATAGCTCAGTTGCAACCCCAACAACAACAAAGCAGCAGTCAGCAACAGCAGCTTCAACAACATGTCCTTTCAAGCCAACAGTCTCAAAATTCTAACCATCTGCTTCAAGAGAAACTTGCAGCAGTTAGTATGACTGTTGATGGAAGCATGTCAAATTCCTTTAGAGGGGCTGATCAG ACTTCAAACAATCAAAGTGGCCGTAAACGGAAGCAGGCTGTTTCATCCTCTGGTCCTGCAAATAGCTCTGGAACTGCAAATACTGCTGGGCCTTCCCCAAGCTCAGCACCCTCGACACCATCAACTCATACACCAGGAGATGTGATGTCAATGGCACAATTGCAACACAATGGTGGTTCATCTAAGCCTCTGATGATGTTTGGTGATGGGACTGGTCCTTTGACATCTCCCACTAACCAATTG GCTGACATGGATCGCTTTGTGGAAGATGCATCTTTGGATGATAATGTAGAATCCTTTCTGTCCCATGATGATACTGACCCAAGAGATGTTGGTCGCTCTATGGATTCTGCAAAAG GTTTCTCCTTTACTGAGATTGTAGCAGCTAGAGCAAGTACAAATAAAGTTGTTTGTTGCCACTTTTCATCAGATGGAAAACTCCTTGCAACTGGAGGACATGATAAAAAG GCAGTTCTATGGCATGCTGATAGTTTGAAGCTCAAATCTACACTGGAGGAACACTCCCTGCTGATTACTGATGTTCGGTTTAGTTCAAGCTTGCCTCGTCTAGCTACATCGTCATTTGACAAGACTGTGAGAGTGTGGGATGCTGATAAT CCAGGCTATTCACTTCGAACTTTTACTGGCCATTCCACATCTGTCATGTCTCTGGACTTTCACCCAAGTAAAGAGGATCTTATCTGTTCTTGTGATGGTGATGGCGAAATGCGTTTCTGGAGTATAAACAACGGTAACTGTGCCAGAGTTTTTAAG GGTGGAACTACTCAAATGAGGTTTCAGCCCCGTCAGGGTAGGTACTTGGCTGTTGCGGCAGAAAGCACCATATGCGTTCTAGATGTTGAAACACAATGTCGTAGGCATACGCTGCAG GGGCATACAAAGCATGTCGATTCCATCTGCTGGAACTCTTCTGGTGATCGTCTGGCTTCTGTCAGCGAGGACTCTGTCAGAGTTTGGTCTCTTGGTTTGGGAAGCGAAGGGGAATGTGTGCACGAGTTGAGTTGCAATGGAAGCAAGTTTCATTCATGTGTTTTTCACCCTACCTATCAATCGCTGCTCATAATTGGTTGTTACCAG TCGCTAGAAGTTTGGGACATGAATGAGAACAAGACCATGACTCTTCCTGCTCATGAAGGTTTGATCGCAGCTTTGGCGGCTTCAAATGCGACTGGAGTGATTGCGTCTGCCAGCCATGATAAGTTTGTTAAGCTCTGGAAATAG
- the LOC122001785 gene encoding transcriptional corepressor LEUNIG-like isoform X1 produces MSQTNWEADKMLDVYIYDYLVKRNLQATAKAFQAEAKVSSDPVAIDAPGGFLFEWWSVFWDIFIARTNEKHSDAAASYIETQLLKAREQQQQQQQQPSQQQQQQQQQQQQHLQIQQLLLQRQAQQQQQQQQPQRREGAQLLNGNAGGLVTQDSLMRQNPGTANALATKMYEERLKLPLQRDSLDEASVKRFGDNVSQVMDPNHASMLKSAAAPAQPSGHVLHGSAGGLSGPLQQVQTRNQQVPGSSQEIKSEINPILNPRAAGPDASLIGVPAGPNQVGNNLTLKGWPLTGLDQLRSGLLQQQKSFVQSPQSLQQLQFLSPHQHQLLLQAQQNLNSSAAADIDNRRLRMLLNNRNIVLGKDGQSNVLNDVIPNVGSPMQSPSPLMPRTDSDLLMKKIAQLQPQQQQSSSQQQQLQQHVLSSQQSQNSNHLLQEKLAAVSMTVDGSMSNSFRGADQTSNNQSGRKRKQAVSSSGPANSSGTANTAGPSPSSAPSTPSTHTPGDVMSMAQLQHNGGSSKPLMMFGDGTGPLTSPTNQLADMDRFVEDASLDDNVESFLSHDDTDPRDVGRSMDSAKGFSFTEIVAARASTNKVVCCHFSSDGKLLATGGHDKKAVLWHADSLKLKSTLEEHSLLITDVRFSSSLPRLATSSFDKTVRVWDADNPGYSLRTFTGHSTSVMSLDFHPSKEDLICSCDGDGEMRFWSINNGNCARVFKGGTTQMRFQPRQGRYLAVAAESTICVLDVETQCRRHTLQGHTKHVDSICWNSSGDRLASVSEDSVRVWSLGLGSEGECVHELSCNGSKFHSCVFHPTYQSLLIIGCYQSLEVWDMNENKTMTLPAHEGLIAALAASNATGVIASASHDKFVKLWK; encoded by the exons ACTCAACTtttaaaagcaagagagcagcaacagcagcaacaacagcaaccatctcaacagcagcagcagcagcagcaacaacaacaacaacatctgCAAATTCAGCAACTGTTGTTACAGAGGCAGGCAcagcagcaacaacagcaacaacaaccacAGCGCAGAGAGGGAGCTCAGCTTTTAAATGGCAATGCTGGTGGACTTGTTACTCAAGATTCTTTGATGCGCCAGAATCCTGGAACTGCTAATGCATTGGCCACAAAAATGTATGAGGAACGGCTAAAGTTGCCCCTGCAACGAGATTCCTTAGACGAAGCTTCAGTTAAA AGGTTTGGTGATAATGTGAGCCAGGTCATGGATCCAAACCATGCATCCATGCTAAAGTCAGCTGCAGCTCCAGCACAACCTTCAGG GCATGTTTTGCATGGGTCAGCAGGTGGTCTATCAGGGCCTCTTCAGCAGGTTCAGACCCGGAATCAGCAAGTTCCTGGGTCATCGCAG GAAATAAAGAGTGAGATTAATCCAATTTTGAATCCGAGAGCTGCTGGTCCTGATGCTTCATTGATTGGAGTTCCAG CAGGACCCAATCAGGTTGGTAACAATCTGACTCTTAAAGGCTGGCCACTGACA GGTCTTGATCAACTCCGTTCAGGACTTCTACAACAGCAAAAGTCATTTGTGCAGTCACCTCAATCACTTCAGCAACTGCAATTTCTAAGTCCACATCAACATCAGCTACTTCTCCAGGCACAGCAAAATCTGAACTCATCAGCTGCAGCAGATATTGATAATAGAAGACTAAGAATGCTTCTGAACAACAGGAACATAGTTCTAGGAAAGGATGGCCAGTCAAATGTTCTTAATGATGTCATACCCAATGTGGGTTCGCCCATGCAATCTCCAAGTCCTCTAATGCCTCGCACCGATTCGGATTTATTAATGAAG AAAATAGCTCAGTTGCAACCCCAACAACAACAAAGCAGCAGTCAGCAACAGCAGCTTCAACAACATGTCCTTTCAAGCCAACAGTCTCAAAATTCTAACCATCTGCTTCAAGAGAAACTTGCAGCAGTTAGTATGACTGTTGATGGAAGCATGTCAAATTCCTTTAGAGGGGCTGATCAG ACTTCAAACAATCAAAGTGGCCGTAAACGGAAGCAGGCTGTTTCATCCTCTGGTCCTGCAAATAGCTCTGGAACTGCAAATACTGCTGGGCCTTCCCCAAGCTCAGCACCCTCGACACCATCAACTCATACACCAGGAGATGTGATGTCAATGGCACAATTGCAACACAATGGTGGTTCATCTAAGCCTCTGATGATGTTTGGTGATGGGACTGGTCCTTTGACATCTCCCACTAACCAATTG GCTGACATGGATCGCTTTGTGGAAGATGCATCTTTGGATGATAATGTAGAATCCTTTCTGTCCCATGATGATACTGACCCAAGAGATGTTGGTCGCTCTATGGATTCTGCAAAAG GTTTCTCCTTTACTGAGATTGTAGCAGCTAGAGCAAGTACAAATAAAGTTGTTTGTTGCCACTTTTCATCAGATGGAAAACTCCTTGCAACTGGAGGACATGATAAAAAG GCAGTTCTATGGCATGCTGATAGTTTGAAGCTCAAATCTACACTGGAGGAACACTCCCTGCTGATTACTGATGTTCGGTTTAGTTCAAGCTTGCCTCGTCTAGCTACATCGTCATTTGACAAGACTGTGAGAGTGTGGGATGCTGATAAT CCAGGCTATTCACTTCGAACTTTTACTGGCCATTCCACATCTGTCATGTCTCTGGACTTTCACCCAAGTAAAGAGGATCTTATCTGTTCTTGTGATGGTGATGGCGAAATGCGTTTCTGGAGTATAAACAACGGTAACTGTGCCAGAGTTTTTAAG GGTGGAACTACTCAAATGAGGTTTCAGCCCCGTCAGGGTAGGTACTTGGCTGTTGCGGCAGAAAGCACCATATGCGTTCTAGATGTTGAAACACAATGTCGTAGGCATACGCTGCAG GGGCATACAAAGCATGTCGATTCCATCTGCTGGAACTCTTCTGGTGATCGTCTGGCTTCTGTCAGCGAGGACTCTGTCAGAGTTTGGTCTCTTGGTTTGGGAAGCGAAGGGGAATGTGTGCACGAGTTGAGTTGCAATGGAAGCAAGTTTCATTCATGTGTTTTTCACCCTACCTATCAATCGCTGCTCATAATTGGTTGTTACCAG TCGCTAGAAGTTTGGGACATGAATGAGAACAAGACCATGACTCTTCCTGCTCATGAAGGTTTGATCGCAGCTTTGGCGGCTTCAAATGCGACTGGAGTGATTGCGTCTGCCAGCCATGATAAGTTTGTTAAGCTCTGGAAATAG